In a genomic window of Sulfurisphaera tokodaii str. 7:
- a CDS encoding DNA polymerase domain-containing protein, which yields MEEIVLDAYPTKGGIKLLLNDFRTEFIKTTFPVYVITDNPDIVLQHPEVKYYEKEKWRSLDGKEVELYRFEVESFNAYYYIRKRLKVVNEIPTVLAQTLYRLKIPLVDKIEKVNYATVKFLRWYDGCSDCYEINGERVYNLEDFEADVVECYGFPCKRIRAHVKIQGEKKRSPVSIKGLLEWSYISKTPLHEIAYSTIGKALTTNEAWVALKKRIIIQNIVTRLEKLRKLEDIMRADKGGLFIFPKPGCYEDVYQIDFKSMYPSLIIKYNISAETVDACDDIKTELHSICLKEKGIVPEALEWLVKRKEELKKIDEERAEAIKWILVASFGYLGYRNSRFGKIEAYEMVTYFARKTLRKTVEIAESLGIKVLHGIIDSLIVKGDVLKLIEAVEKETGLKLDYKKFKWVIFTASRNDTPYPTRYIGNKDDGEIIAKGLVRSNMPNIVKSYLNDSLEILSKTKDCNEVKASVKKIKELLDYYKRRVINGEPDDYVIWIKDVPYVRGIKGFYDAREGFKGKDVGYYKAYLERIFEDLTKVIKC from the coding sequence ATGGAAGAAATTGTACTCGACGCTTATCCGACAAAAGGAGGAATAAAACTTCTGTTAAATGATTTTAGGACTGAATTCATAAAGACAACTTTCCCAGTTTACGTAATAACTGATAACCCAGACATTGTTCTTCAACATCCCGAAGTTAAATACTACGAAAAAGAAAAATGGAGAAGCCTAGACGGTAAAGAAGTTGAACTTTACAGATTCGAGGTTGAAAGCTTTAACGCTTATTATTACATAAGGAAAAGGTTAAAGGTAGTCAACGAAATACCAACAGTTCTGGCACAAACACTGTATAGGTTGAAAATTCCCTTAGTAGATAAGATAGAGAAAGTTAATTATGCTACGGTAAAATTCCTTAGATGGTATGATGGTTGTTCAGACTGTTATGAAATAAATGGTGAAAGAGTTTATAATTTAGAGGACTTTGAGGCTGATGTTGTAGAATGTTACGGTTTTCCTTGCAAGAGAATTAGAGCCCACGTTAAGATTCAAGGAGAGAAGAAAAGATCACCAGTATCTATAAAGGGACTTCTTGAGTGGTCTTATATATCCAAAACGCCATTACATGAGATTGCTTACTCAACTATTGGAAAAGCGTTAACCACAAACGAAGCATGGGTTGCCTTAAAGAAAAGGATCATAATACAAAATATTGTTACTAGATTAGAGAAATTAAGAAAATTAGAGGACATAATGAGAGCAGATAAGGGAGGTTTATTTATATTCCCTAAACCTGGTTGTTATGAGGACGTTTATCAAATAGATTTTAAATCAATGTATCCTTCTCTTATTATAAAATATAATATATCCGCTGAAACTGTTGACGCTTGTGATGATATAAAGACTGAATTACATTCAATTTGTCTTAAAGAAAAGGGTATTGTACCAGAAGCGTTAGAGTGGCTTGTAAAGAGAAAAGAAGAACTAAAGAAAATTGATGAAGAGAGAGCGGAAGCAATAAAATGGATTTTAGTAGCATCTTTTGGTTATTTGGGGTATAGGAACTCTAGATTTGGAAAAATAGAAGCATATGAGATGGTTACTTATTTTGCTAGAAAAACGCTGAGGAAAACGGTTGAAATAGCTGAAAGTTTAGGGATTAAAGTACTTCACGGTATAATTGATTCTTTAATAGTAAAGGGGGACGTTTTAAAACTGATTGAAGCTGTAGAAAAAGAAACTGGCTTAAAGCTGGATTACAAGAAGTTTAAGTGGGTCATTTTTACAGCTAGCAGAAACGATACGCCTTATCCAACAAGGTATATAGGAAATAAAGATGATGGAGAAATTATAGCTAAAGGACTGGTAAGGAGCAATATGCCTAACATTGTGAAGTCCTACCTAAACGATTCTCTCGAAATTCTTTCAAAGACTAAAGACTGTAATGAAGTCAAAGCAAGTGTAAAGAAAATTAAGGAACTTTTAGACTATTATAAAAGAAGAGTAATTAACGGTGAGCCAGACGATTATGTTATTTGGATCAAGGACGTTCCATATGTTAGGGGAATAAAAGGTTTTTATGATGCTAGGGAAGGATTTAAGGGTAAAGATGTTGGCTACTATAAGGCATACCTAGAAAGGATATTTGAGGATTTAACTAAGGTGATTAAATGCTGA
- a CDS encoding metallopeptidase TldD-related protein — protein MVQIFFSSKEDSLIITRSGKYSQSSQIKAEMTLTPEGWILENKEINFQQSKNFTPCISYEEKEDLYQEVINKAEKLIPYVDKIIIKRIERRVGECKEIKFIALVEKDYLKVGGKVQYIDSLVSYLQNEIKSVKRILRDYQTGGRVRVILSPEVFGTIIAYTVKTLLNGNYPKLKLYEKVFPLTVFDNPLNDISPGFTVFDDEGVLTKKKELIGDGVVQDYLGTLYSRFGSPGNARGIPPEPDFFTLEIKAGDWSLEEMRDENKDAITVYGVESVQIIENSIRITPKIVEKEGVGLRIREIAVPFQDLLSIEALSKNVKPFAIDEQHGIVSPYVLMPVRIILF, from the coding sequence ATGGTACAAATCTTTTTTAGTTCCAAGGAGGATTCCCTAATTATTACAAGGTCTGGAAAATACTCACAAAGTTCTCAGATTAAAGCAGAAATGACTCTAACACCAGAAGGTTGGATTCTTGAAAATAAAGAAATTAATTTTCAACAAAGTAAAAATTTTACTCCTTGTATTTCATACGAGGAGAAAGAAGATTTATATCAAGAGGTTATAAATAAAGCTGAGAAACTAATTCCCTACGTAGACAAAATAATTATAAAGAGAATTGAGAGGAGAGTAGGAGAATGCAAAGAAATAAAATTTATCGCATTAGTGGAAAAAGACTACCTAAAAGTAGGAGGTAAAGTTCAGTACATAGATAGCTTAGTTAGCTATTTACAGAACGAGATAAAAAGTGTAAAGCGAATACTCAGAGACTATCAAACTGGAGGTAGAGTTAGAGTAATTTTATCTCCAGAGGTTTTTGGTACTATAATAGCATATACTGTTAAGACTTTACTAAACGGAAATTATCCTAAACTAAAGCTTTATGAAAAAGTATTTCCCTTAACAGTATTTGATAATCCACTTAACGATATTTCACCAGGATTTACAGTTTTTGATGATGAAGGAGTTTTAACCAAGAAGAAGGAATTAATAGGTGATGGAGTAGTTCAAGATTACTTAGGCACACTCTATTCACGATTTGGCAGTCCGGGTAATGCAAGAGGAATACCGCCAGAACCTGATTTCTTTACTTTAGAAATTAAAGCTGGAGATTGGAGTTTAGAAGAAATGAGAGATGAGAACAAAGACGCTATAACAGTATACGGTGTTGAATCTGTCCAGATCATTGAAAATAGTATAAGGATAACACCCAAAATTGTTGAGAAAGAGGGTGTCGGGTTAAGAATAAGAGAGATAGCTGTTCCTTTCCAAGATCTTCTATCTATAGAGGCTTTGTCAAAAAATGTAAAACCCTTTGCAATAGATGAACAGCATGGAATAGTTTCACCATATGTTTTAATGCCGGTAAGAATAATATTATTTTAG